From the genome of Suricata suricatta isolate VVHF042 chromosome 3, meerkat_22Aug2017_6uvM2_HiC, whole genome shotgun sequence, one region includes:
- the KIAA0040 gene encoding uncharacterized protein KIAA0040 homolog produces the protein MEKINSFFSIIWDTILTKHQQGLFNTICLGILLGLPLLVVMTFIFICCHCCWSRPGKSGQQTERNKGKKKKKKKKKKAEEDLWISAQPKLLQMEKRPSLLV, from the coding sequence ATGGAAAAAATCAACTCCTTCTTCAGTATCATTTGGGACACTATCTTGACCAAACACCAACAGGGCCTCTTCAACACCATCTGCCTGGGCATCCTTCTGGGGCTGCCACTCCTTGTGGTCATGACATTCATCTTCATCTGTTGCCACTGCTGCTGGAGCCGGCCAGGCAAGAGTGGCCAACAGACGGAGCGCaacaaggggaagaagaaaaagaagaagaagaagaagaaggctgAAGAAGATCTCTGGATCTCTGCTCAGCCCAAGCTTCTCCAGATGGAAAAGAGGCCATCGCTGCTTGTCTAG